The following is a genomic window from Geobacillus subterraneus.
GAGCCGGCTTGCCCCTTTATAGGAGAACGACTGGTCACGGTCTGACTGAACTTGCCGCGACTGTTTCAGCTTTTTCTCCTGCCGGTCTTTTCCCACCAAACCCCGCTCCTTTCTATGTGAGTATCATTTGTTACTATGGCTGGGCGCGGTTTTTTCTATGCATGTTTCGACAATGGAAAACGCCGATTCATCGCCTGCTTTCGTCCTGAAATAAGGGAGGATCGTGATTTAAGGAGAAATACTGCTCTCCAACAGTGTTTCTCAAACGGAAAAACCTTGCAACGTCATCCTTTCGTTCGTTGTGATTTCTCACCAGTCAAGCGAATCTGTTGTTTTTCACCAGCCTGGAAGGCGTTCCCGATTAGAAGAGGATAAAACATGGCATAATGAACATAATAAGGAGTGGAAAAGATGGAAGGGATGTATTTTTATTTCTTTTTTTGGTCGTTATGGCTTGTGGCAACGTTTTTTATGAAAAAGACCGCCGCCCGAACGAAGCTGGCGGTGTTCGCGCTTGTCATGATCAGTTCGGCCTCGCTGACAGCGGAAGTTGGCCGCATTCATATGGCGTTGTCCTTTTTTGTGCTTTTTTTCTTTTCTTGTTATACGGCGGTCGAGCAGAAGCCATGCCGCCCGCTGCTGATGGCGTTATCGGCGTCCGGCTTGGCGTTTGCTTACGCCGCCTTCCGTTTGCTCGCCTTGTTCGATCCGGTTTGGATTTGGCTCGATGGCCGGTGGATGCTCGCCTGGTGGCTCGCTCTCGTCAGTTGTCTGTTCCACCGCCGCCTTGCCGCCCGCCTTCTTTGTTTGGCGCTCGGCAGCTGTCAAGGGGAAGCGGTGTACGCCGCGGCCATTCACCGGATGGCGCCCGACTATGTGCTCGGTTCGTTTTCGTTTTTAGACGCGACGGCAATCGGTGCGTCATGTTTGCTCGCTTGGGAAACGATTCGCTTCTTCGCGCTTCAACTTGAGGAAAAACGGCCTGTAGGAGGGACGAGGCAGCCGTGAACGAATATACGTTTCCAATTTTATACGGCGTCGCCGCCGGGGTGTTGACACGCCTTTATTTGTTGCGCACTGATTACCGGCAATACCCGACATACTTGCACGGCCGGACGATCCATATCGCGTTGGGGGTCATCGCCGCCGGCTTAGGCACGGTCGCCGTGCCGGCGATTATGGA
Proteins encoded in this region:
- a CDS encoding YpzI family protein, yielding MGKDRQEKKLKQSRQVQSDRDQSFSYKGASRLDTPEEARERNGF